The DNA window GGCCGGGTGCTCCTTGGTCCGCACGATCCGGCCCGGCTCGTGGTCGCCGGGCTGGTCGGGGGCGGCGCCGTTGCGCCCGAACGGCGGCTCCTGAGGCGCGCCGTTCAGCCGCTCGGGCGCGACCGCGGTGGCCGCGGCCAGCGAAACGGGGGTCTTGTCGCCGTAGTGGACCTTGCGCCGGTCCTTGGCGCGCCGCAAGCGGTTCTCCAGCTTGGCGACCGCGGACTCGAACGCGGAGTAGAAGCTGTCGGCGCAGGCCTCGGCCCGGCTGACCGGTCCGCGGCCCCGGGCGGTGATCTCCACGCGTTGACAGGACTTGCGCTGACGGCGGTTGGGCTCGTGTTTGAGTTCGACGTCGAAGAGGTAGATGGAGCGGTCGAACCGCTCGAGGCGGGCGAGTTTCTGGGAGACGTATACGCGGTAGTGGTCGGGAATTTCGACGTTGCGGCCCTTGAACACGACTTCGGCGCTGGCGGCCGGTTCGGCCTGGCCGTCGGTCTCCGCCGGCGGCTCGGCGAGCATCTGACTGGAATCCATGGAGAGCCTTGACATGCGTGACAATTCGTTCCCTTTCCACGTCGCACGCGCGCTGCGTGCCCTGCTTACTTAGAGGCGCGCCGACGGGGTGAGAGCGGTTCCGAATGGTTCACGCGCAGGCTGCCCGCCGGTGCAAGGTGCCGAATACTCACCCCCTTCGCCAGTGGGGTCGCAACCTGGGACGTACGACCAGTGCGGCATGACCGTTAGGTCATTGCATGTTGTCCTCGACGTTAGCTCGTGTTCGCCTTGGGACGCCACTGATTTCGCCGACCCGTTGCGGGTTCTTCACAACCTCTTGGCACGCGCACGGTCTGACTCCGGTTTCACGCCGCCGCGATCGCGAGGACCGCGGTGACCCGCACCCCCGCGGCGTGCAGGGTCCGCACCGACTCGCGGGCCGTCGCGCCGGTGGTGACGACGTCGTCGACCACCATCACCTCGGTTCCCGGTCGCCCGGCGAGCGCGCCGCCGCGCAGCAGCACCCGCCCGGCGATGTTGCGCTCGCGGGCCGCGGTGCCCAGGCCCGCCGAGTCGCGGGCCAGCGCCCTGATCCGCAGGGCCTGCGCGACCGTGACGTCGGGGTGCCCCGCCACGGCGGCCCTGGCCAGGCGGGTGACCGGATCGCCGCCGCGGCGGCGGGCCGCCGAGCGCCGCGTGGGCGCGGGCACGATCGTCAGCGGGGTCTCGACGATCCCCCAGGCCAGCAGCCGGTGCACGCCGAGCGCCAGGGCGCGCGCCAGCGGCGCGACGAGGTCGCCGCGGCCGCGCTCCTTGACCGCGAGGATCGCCTGACGGCGGGCACCGGCGTAGCGGCCCAGCGCGAACACCGGCACCTGGGGGTCGACGCGCGGGGTGACGACGTGGGGCTGGTCGGCGGCCACCGACAGCTCGCGGCCGCAGGCGTCACACCAGCGGGTCGCCGGCGCCCCGCAACCGCCGCACTCCAGCGGCAGGATGAGGTCGAGCACACGCGCAGTGTCGCGCACGGGACCGACAAGCCCCCCGCTTCGCGCCGAGATCGACGTCTTGCAGGCGATCACTCGCACTTTCGCGGGCAAACGTCGACTTCGGTGGCTCGCCTGGCTCATGTACGGTCGCGGACGTGTCGCTCGCTGAGGTCCGCTCCCAGATCGATCAGATCGACGAGCACATCGTCAGGCTCTTGGCCACGCGCCAAAAGCTGGTCAAAGAGGCCGCGCTTTACAAAACCGGATATCGTTGGCGATCTTGTGGATCTCGTCTTCGTCTTCGTCGGTGAGAATTTCCCAGACTTCTTTGATACCCGTCATGGGGTCACAGATGCGGGACAACAGATCGAGGATCGCCGCATGAACCCGGTCGATCTTGTCGGCGTAATCATTCAGCTGAGCCGCGATCGAACTGTTGCAAAACACTGGCGGCGCTGCGGTGAGCGTCCGTGAACGCCGCTGCAATCGCCGGTCCTTCCGGCATCTGCTGGGCTTCAACGATGCCCATGGGCCCTGCCGCGCCTATTATCTCGCTGACCTCGAAATTCGTTCCGGCGCTGATCCAGGCCGCCGCTGCGGTAGTTTCGCTGAATCACCGCTCGGCCAGATCATCCCGATATACGGAGCCACCCAGCCCCACCCCGCCGGGGCGCCGGTGCCGGTTCCGGCCGCCGACGGCGTTGAACCCCTCGCCACGGACCCGGTAGGCCTGGGTACCCGCAGCGGCTCCCCGCGCCCGGATACGTCTGGCATCGCCTCGGCCATCGAGTAGTTGTGCGCGGACATCCGCACACCGTCGCCGATGCTGCATAACCCGTTCCGGGTTACGGCCATCGCCGCCAACACCTTCGCCGCCGAATTGTCGTAGCCGCGCCCGAATGCGGTGGCAGCCGGATCGCTGCGCGCCGTTCCCTCGCATCCGGAAAGCACCCCGGCAAGACCGGATGTCACCGACCACAAACCCTCACCCACCGAGATCACCGCAGAACCGGCACCATCCAGCGCGGCGGGATCAACTCCCAGCGGTGCCATCAG is part of the Mycobacterium sp. HUMS_12744610 genome and encodes:
- the hpf gene encoding ribosome hibernation-promoting factor, HPF/YfiA family, producing the protein MDSSQMLAEPPAETDGQAEPAASAEVVFKGRNVEIPDHYRVYVSQKLARLERFDRSIYLFDVELKHEPNRRQRKSCQRVEITARGRGPVSRAEACADSFYSAFESAVAKLENRLRRAKDRRKVHYGDKTPVSLAAATAVAPERLNGAPQEPPFGRNGAAPDQPGDHEPGRIVRTKEHPATPMTVDDALYEMELVGHDFFLFHDKQSERPCVVYRRHAYDYGLIRLS
- a CDS encoding ComF family protein, coding for MLDLILPLECGGCGAPATRWCDACGRELSVAADQPHVVTPRVDPQVPVFALGRYAGARRQAILAVKERGRGDLVAPLARALALGVHRLLAWGIVETPLTIVPAPTRRSAARRRGGDPVTRLARAAVAGHPDVTVAQALRIRALARDSAGLGTAARERNIAGRVLLRGGALAGRPGTEVMVVDDVVTTGATARESVRTLHAAGVRVTAVLAIAAA
- a CDS encoding chorismate mutase, with the translated sequence MSLAEVRSQIDQIDEHIVRLLATRQKLVKEAALYKTGYRWRSCGSRLRLRR